In Neptuniibacter halophilus, the genomic stretch TGATAGAACGCATCCATGGCGTGATGCCCCATCTCATGCAGCAGTACATCCTGCAATACACTGAGAAACAAACGCTGCTTTTCCGCTAAAAGCTGCGCCTGCTCTTCCTGCCCAACGGCAAATAGCTGCCAGGGTGATTTAACCGGTGCCGCTGCGGAGTCCGGGTGACGGTTCCAGAAATACTGACTGAAATACTGCTCTATCCACTGCGGCTGCTGACGCTCACGAGCCAGCAGGTAGACTTCAATATAGTGCGACAGGCCATCAAGGAATTGTTCACTGATCAGAATTTGCGGCGCATCACCCGGCAGTGCCAATGCCATGGGCAACCCGCGCGGATGATCTGCAAGGCGGATTTTCACATCAGCCAGACGCTGCTGTTGCAGAGCCGGAAGCTGCTTAAGGTCGGGTGCTAACCGGACAGTGAGCTGGTGTAAAGTGTCGGCATACTGATCGCTTGTATCGCTGACTTCCAGTGCCTGTATGACCGGCGGGTAGAAAGCAAGCAGAGATAAAACGGCAGTAATACTGAGGACGAAACGCATATCGAACCTCCCTGCGGTCTACCTGAGTGCGGTTTAAACAGACAATGTTTAAACAGGGATACATGCACTATAGGTTATTTTTTCACCACAAAGGCTCAGTATGAGCAATCCTCAGTTTCAGTCAGACTGTGCTGGTTGCCCCCATTTTTCACTGAATACCATCTGTTCCAGTTGCTTGCGCTTCTCCCAGTTGGCCAGTTCCAGCTCAGGTTTTTCCAGAAATTCAGAAACATAGCCAACACACAGGTAGGCTACCGGCACGACACCCTCTGGCAATTCCAGCCGTTGTGCCAGCGTATCCCGGTCGATGATCGAGACCCAGCCAACCCCGACATTTTCTGCCCGGGCTGCCAGCCACAGGTTCTGTACGGCGCAGACGGTACTGTACAGATCCATTTCCGGCTGATGGGTTTTCCCCAGAATAACCGGACCACCCCGTTTACGGTCGCAGGTAATGCAGATATTCAGCGGCGCATCGAGAATCCCCTGAAGCTTAAGCCCCTGATACTGCTCACGGCGTGCACCACTGAACATCTCAGCCGCCTCACGATTGGCCTGCTCAAAGGCCGCATGTATCTGCTTACGCTTCTCCTGATCCCGAATCAGGATAAAGTTCCAGGGCTGGGAAAGCCCTACCGACGGTGCGTGGTGCGCGGCATGCAGAATATTCGTCAGCACCTCGTCCCCGACAGGCTTCGACAGAAACTGACTGCGTACATCACGACGCCCGTAGAGAACCTGATAAAAGTGCTGCCGGGTCAGCTCATCAATATCGGACTGAGTACGGTTTTGGTTGTCAGCGCTCATGTATGGCTAAAGCCCCTTTGTTCAGTCGATACAAACTCGATAATAAAAAGCCCGCACTGGGCGGGCTCAGGGTCTGCACATCAGGCGGCGGTGCCGATATCCTGCCCCGCTTTTTCAATCAGGGCGGCGTGCAGCGCGATAATCGCTTTTTCGTAATCATCTTCTGAGACCACACACTGCATCTCCACCTGACGGATTGACTGGTGCAGCGCCATCACATTGATACCGGCCTCAGCCAGCGCACTGACGGTACGGGCCAGAATGCCCTTCACTTTCATATGCGAGCCGATGGCAGAAACAATCGCCAGATTATGCAACTGAATCTGACCTTCCGGGTACATATCTTCCATCAGCCGTGCAGCGCGGTTCACCATCTTACGGGAACCACCCACGTAGTAGGTGATACTGTTAGCATCAGCGTCTTTATTCACCACGTAGAGTTTCAGTTTGGCCAGCAGCTTGGAGATCTCGATATCGTACTCCGCATCGCCCAGCATCTCCTGATCGAAGATCTCAATGCCAAACACATCCTTACGCCCGGCAACGATCTCTACCCGTGGCGTATCGCTGTGGTAATCCTGACTGATGGTGGTTCCTTCATGTTCTGGCTCAAACGCGTTTTTAACCCGCAGTTTCACACCGTTACGACGCAGACCTTTAGCTGCCTTAGGGTGGATCGCTTCCATCCCCAGATTAGATAGCTGATCCGCCACATCGTAGTTGGTCGCACCGATGGTCACCACATTTTCCGGGCCAACCAGCATCGGATCCGCCGAGCTCAGGTGGTACTCTTTGTGGATAATCGCTTCAGCAGCGCCGGTTACGGTGGCAATCATGCTGAAGGTCATCTCACTGTAACCCCGGTCAAACGTTTTCATCAGGCCTTCGGCGCAGTGCGTGTAACCGGTCGCGATCACCATCTCTTTGTCGATCTCAACGCCTTCAAACTGCAGTTGAACCATCTCTTCAAACGGCAGCGGCTGATCCATATGCCAGCCGGTCAGATCCACGAAACGGGCGTTGATTCCGGCTTTACGCAGCGCCAGTACAGAGTTGTATGCACTGTGCGCTTCACCGATAGAGGCGAGCATTTCACGCACCTTCATCAGGTGCTCTTCCAACTGGAAGTGACCATAGGTGCAGAGGTGGTGCAGACTCTTCATGCAGTCACGGACATCGTTCAGACGTTCAATCACGAAACTGTCGGCGGCATTGCGTTCAAACTCAGCATCCGGGAACAGTTCAGCGTTGATCTCTTCCATCCGCGCCTGAACCTTGTTCAGCTCTTCAACCCAGGCTTCTTCGCTTTCGGCGTTGGCAAAACGGGCATAAACACCCGGCTCACCGGTTTTCTTGTGCTCCAGAAGATAGTTGGTAATACCGCCGTAGGCAGATACCACAAAAATTCGGTTATACAGTTCTTCAGGTGTGGTGCGCTTACCCACCAGAATGGTGTCCATCAATTCCTCAAAGCGACTCATGGAAGTGCCGCCGATCTTCTCAACTGTATGCATCTTCTTTCCGGATTAACTTAATCGTTGCCAGAGCCCCGACCCTGACAGAAAAATTGGGGCGGAAATTTTACCCTAATATGATGAAATTGTGACCACATTAATTAGTTTTAGAGATAAAAAAAGCCCCGCAATGGCAACATTGCAGGGCTTTTTCGGGTAAAGCTCAGCCGTTTTAGCTGAACATACCTTTAAACATAAAGAAGAAGATGATTGCCAGACCGGCACCTGCAGGCAGCGTTACCACCCAGGATACGAAGATCGTACCGACAATACGCAGGTTCAGTGCCGCCATACCCCGGGCAATACCAACACCCAGTACCGCACCCACCAGGGTGTGCGTGGTAGAGATCGGCAGACCCGTACCTGAAGCCACCACCACTGTCGCGGCAGCCGCCAGAGTCGCAGCAAAACCACGGCTCGGAGTCAGCTCAGTGATATTGGTACCCACCGTTGCAATCACTTTGTGACCGTACATCACCAGACCGGCAACGATACCGCCACCACCCAGCAGCAGGATCCAGGCCGGCATGGCAGATTTCTGCGCCACTTCACCACCTGCACTGACCACACCGACAATCGCCGCCAGCGGCCCCACCGCATTCGCCACATCGTTAGAACCGTGAGCAAAGGCCATGGCACAGGCGGTAAACATCATCAGGATACCGAACAATTTTTCAACGCTGGTGAAGTGGTGTTCGCGATCCGCATCAACATCCGGGCTGATCTTCTTCAGCATCTGCACACCGATTGCCATGATCACAACACCGATAGCGACCGATGCCAGCGCACTTTCACCCCAGCTCAGGTGCAGACCAACATGCTTCAAGCCTTTGGTAAACGTCACCATCGCTACGATAAAGCCCACCAGGAAGATATAACCCGGAATGTAGCGCTTGGCGTTTTCGAAAGGCTTGTCAGTATCCAGTACCAGCTTCTGTACACTGCGGAACAGGAAGAAAGCGATAATACCGGCGGTCACGGGTGAAACCACCCAGCTTGCAACAATCTTACTGACTTTGCCCCAGTTAACTGCATCCATCGAGATGCCCACAGCAGCAAAACCAACGATCGCGCCCACAATGGAGTGGGTAGTGGAAACCGGCCAGCCAAAGTGAGTCGCCACCAGCAACCAGATACCGGCTGCCAGCAGAGAGGCCATCATGCCGAACACCAGTAATTCAGGTGTTCCACTTAACAGACCCGGGTCAATAATGCCTTTACGGATGGTGGAGGTTACTGCACCACCGGCCAGATAGGCACCGAGGAATTCAAAGATGATGGCGATCATGATCGCCTGCTTCAGGGTTAATGCTTTAGAACCTACTGAGGTTCCCATCGCGTTGGCGACATCGTTAGCCCCCACACCCCAGGCCATAAAGAAACCAAAAACACATGCGAGGATGACGATGATATCGCCGTACTGAGCAATAATTTCCATGAGCGTTTACCGAAACATTTAGCGGGCTACCAGTAGCTGAAGTCGGCTACCAACCTGTTGAGAACGATCAGCCAGGTCGCCGATCAGCCTGATCACCTGATAGAGGAACATCACGTCCACCGGTGGGAGTTCCTTCTCAATAGCGAACAGTTTCGCGCGGATAGCACGCTCATGTTCATCGGTGCGATGCTCCAGTTCGTCGAGGCGAACCAGCATCTTTTCAATGACATCCGTTTCGTGGCCACCGAAGCCACTGTTAACCAGTTCGTCCAGTTCCTGCAATGCTGTCAGCGCCTGTTCTGATGTATTCAGGGCCATACGCACAAAATCCTGCATATCCGACTGAATCGACTCAGGAATCTGCATCTGACGTCCCAGCATCAGACCTGCGATATCTTTGGCACGGTTAGCGATCTTATCCTGCATCCGTACAACTTCGAGCAGATCGGTACGCGGTACCGGCAGAAAAATACTTTTTGGCAGGCTCTGGCGGATATCTTTCTTCATTGCATCCGCTTCACCCTCCAGAACAGCGATTCTTGCCTGTACGCTGGAAGCTTCGTTCCAGTCATTGGCAATAACCGCTTCCATAAACGGGATCAGCTCAACAGCACATTCCTGCGCTTTAGCGATGTGTTCCTGCATGGGTTTGAACGGAGAACGTGCAAACATCTGCAAAAACGGGTTGTTGGTGGACACCATTTAACACACCTTAAAATTTAGGATGATTTTTGAACAACGCTGCTGTTCAGGCGGGCGAATTATGACGGAATTATTAAGCCAAGTAATTACAGTTTTGTTACAAATTCGTCATTTTTCGGTAAAAAAAATGAAATATTGAGTTCGATCTATTTTTCTGCTGTACCACAAATATCCCTTGTAAATCAGATGTATAACTTTGTATATACATTGATGTTCGAAATATTTTAAACACAGCGGTTCAGGATTCATCTCTTTTCTCAAACAGATAGAGATCCATACCCGACTGATGGGTATCGCTCTCAAGGCAACATAATCGCAGCCCGGTAAAACGCGCCAGCAGTTCGTTCGGCTGCAGACAGAATCGTTTTGAAAAGCCCGTTCGCCGATGGTGCGCCAGATTAAAGGTGGTAATCAACAAGCGGCCACCGGGGCGCAGTGCTTTGATCAGTTGGGGCCAGAGGCGGTCTGCCGGCTTGTAACGCAGGATAACAATCGAATCGAACAGACCCAGCTCCTCTAATGAGCAATCCACCGATTCAAGATCCTGCTGAAACAACTCGGCATGGTAGCCGCGGGCCCCGAGATGGGATGCCAGTCGCTGCAGCCCTACCGAAGAGATATCGACAGCCGCAAGGCGGAACCCTTTATCCGCCAGAAACAGACTGACGGCGCCATCGCCTGCTGCCAGATCCAGCACCCGCCCCGGCTTCAGATCGGTATAGTGCTCCATCAACGATTCCGGTACCTGAGGCAGTTGATCGCCTTTTTCAAGATAACGCTGATCCCACTTCTGTTCTGCTTTAGACATAGATTCCTGTGCTCAGGTTATTGATATCAGAGAGGTTTGGCGGCAATCACTTCGTAGTTACGAAAACCGAGCTGCTTCCAGAACAGGTCCGCCGCCCGGTTATCCGGATGCCAGCCAACCTGCGCGGAGGTTGCCCCCTGCGCGCGCAGCCAGTCGCTGGCAGCGGCAACCAACTCACTGCCCAGCCCCCGGCGACGGTACTCAGGTTCTATCCAGAGATTAAAGATCACACCGCTGTGCGGTTTGCTGAAACCGGTGTGTTGATTCAGTATGACTGCAATGGAACCCAGTTTCCCGCCCGCACTGGCCAGCAGAATGACAGCATCATCCCGTGCCGCACACTGTTGCAGTGTGTGCTGCAGGCGTTCGCGCTGCCCCTCTTCAAGCGGCGTTCCGAACGGCTGGAAGTGATGCGCCGGCAACTCCCGGTTTAACTGACACCAGTGTTCCAGCACCCGGGGTATATCCTCTGCGGACATCACTTCAACAGAATCGGTCTCTTGCACAACAGGCACTCAATCGCGGTGATTAAAGCGGCTACTTTATCATGTCGGCATAGCGCTGATTAAGCACTTTACCGCGCAGCGGGGACAGAGCTGCGGCGATCGCTTCCAGTGCTTCCAGCCGATCGGTCGCCGAAGGGTGGCGTTTATTAAAGCGCTCCCAGAAGTAACTGTCCTGACTGCGCGAGTCGATCTTCTGCAACACGGTGATATAGGCCATCGGGTCATAACCGGCCCGTGCTGCGATCAGCATCCCGAGACGATCCGCCGCCAGCTCGTCTTCACGGGCCAGACCATCACTGTAAATATCCTGAACCGACTGCAGCAATTTTGCTTCCGGGCTCATACCGGCAAACATCTCATTATGCTGTTTGGTATCGCGCTGACTGTCGCGGAGGAATTTTGCCAGATCCGCCGCAATGCCTACCCGGGCCTCTTTCTGAATTGCCTGCAGGTGATGTTTCTCTACCACATGGGCGATCTCATGGGCTAAAACCCCTGCCAGTTCCGCTTCGCTGTCGAGTTGCTCCAGCGTGCCACTGGTAATGTAGATGTACCCTCCGGGGGTCGCGTAGGCATTGAAACTGTCATCCCGGATCACCGCAAACTTCCACGGCACTTCTGTTCTCTCACTGTGCAGTGCCAGCCACAGGCCGACGGAACTGACATAGCGCTGAACCTCAGCAACGTTGTAAAGATTCTGATCCCGCAAAAGGACACCACTGACCTCCTGCCCCAGACTCACCTCCTCATCCAGCGATTTCTCAAACAGATCAGAGGACTTTTTACCGGCATCCATCAAGGGGGTCAGATTAATGTTATTGACCTGACAGCCACTGCTGATCAGCACCGCACTGAGCAGCAGGGAGAATCCGGCCTGTTTGTATTTACTCAACATAGCCCACCTCCCGGGACTTCAGTCCCGCCTGCCGGGCGAATCCCTGCGCCTGTTGCTGGCTCACCTGATACTGATCGATCCTCTGCAGCTCAACACCCTGCCCGGCACCGGATGCCGCATCTTCGTTGAGGCCTCTGACGCCTGTAGTTGTGGTGGTTTCACTGCGGTAGTCTTTTTCGCCCGCCAAATGTGGCGATGTCTGTACCCGGTCATAGCGGACACTGAGCATCTTAATCCAGCCGGTCTGCCCTTTGACCTCAACCAGATACCAGCCACCCTCTCGTTGCAGGATCAGGACTTGGGTATTTTTGGGTAACAGAAGAATGGATTTGGCGGTCAGGGCGGGCGTTTCAAGAAGGGGGACAGCGCGCACCGTCAATGCGTTCTGTTCGGCACTTGCCCAGGAGGATAACAGGAGTGCCAACCCTATTATCCCGATTTTAACTTTCATCACTCAACCTCCTCGGTTGATACACCGTGACTAACTCTTCCCGGCCTTTAACCTTATAGTCACCGATAAGTTCAAAGTCAAAAGCGTCACCGCAGGCAAGGCGGGTCTCCTCAGAAACCAATACACGCCGGTCAGCCTCTTTGGTCAGCCCCTCGATCCGGCTGGCCAGGTTCACTGCATCGCCAATGGCCGTATAGTCATAACGACTCTGGGTACCAATTGCACCGACCACCACTTCACCGGTATGGATACCTATGCCGATATCAAAATCAAATAAGCCGAACTCCCGACGGAACTGCATCATCTGCTCAACCATATCCAGCGCTGCTTCAACCGCTGCGATCTCCTGATTCGGCTGCGGTACCGGCTCCCCCCAAAACGCCATAATCGCATCGCCAATAAACTTATCCAGCGTGCCAGAATGTTTGAAAATCACTTCAACCTGACGGGAAAAATAGTGATTAAGCAGCTCCACAATCTCAACAGCAGAACGGTATTCCGAGAGATGAGTGAACTCACGAATATCAGTAAACAGAATAGTCACCCGGGTGCTTCGCCCTTTCAGGGCCCGCTCCGTCAGCCCCTGTTCCAGCAGCAGTTTGACCACCTTCGGGTCCAGAAACCGACCAAAGATATCCACTGTTTTACGGATCTCCCGTTGCTGTTGCAGGTAGCGGTATACGTAGAAACAGATCAGCATCAGGCTGAAAAGCGACAACCAACTGAGAACAGGCAACAACAGGGCCATCTGCATCAGTAACTGATGGCTGAGAAGAAACATCGAGGCATAAACCAGCAGCAGAGCCGGCAGCACCCTGCTGATACGTGGCAGCATCAGCATAATCAGACAGAGTAGTAAAAAGACTCCCAGATAGATTGCCAGGGTGACCCCGCGAGAAAGAGGGGTTAGAAAACTCTGTTGCGTAAAATTATCGATCGCGGTGGCAAGGATAAACACCCCGGGATAAGTGGTGCTGATCGGCGTCACCTTAATGTCATGCAGGCCGGCCGCCGTTGAGCCGATAATCACAATTTTGTCGCGAAAGTAGTTTTTGCTGTGAAAAACCTCGCCCTGACTCAGTGCGCTGTACACCTGATAGTAGCCATGACGAGGATAGGGTTGCACGCTGTTTCCCCGCCAGTCCAGCCAGTACTCCTGTGCGGTCGGCTCTACCCCGGCCAGATCCTGTGCGAGCACCGCAGGCATGGTCGCCACGCCCCAGCCGGAAAAACGATGGATCGATTCATAACGGCGGCCAATGCCATCCTTATCGGATTGAAAATTGATACTGCCCAGTTTCCAGGACGCCGGTTCAATCGCTTTAGGTAATACCAGACTGACATGAGGGGCCGGCTGCTCAGCTTCCAGTTGATAGCTCGGCACCTGGGGAGGGTATTGATCCAGTTGCGGGAAAAGAAGATCGGAATCGGTCTTCAGGTGCAGAAAAGGCAAATAGACATTCGCCGAGGCCGCCATCACCTCATTCAGATAGAGGTCGCTTTCCGGGTTATAGATATCACGATCGGCAAAAATCAGATCAAACACAACCGCTGTTGGCTGCTGCGGTTGCAGCAGCTCAAGCATTTCTGCATGAACCGCCCGAGGCCAGGGCCAACCGCCGGCAAGCGGCGCCATATTGTCCAGGCTGGCATCATCAATATCGATAACCACGATATTACTGGCTGGCTGAACCTTTTCAGCTCGCTGTCTAATCAGGTAATCCAGCCAGAGGTTGTCATAACTTTCCAGCAGCGGAGAACGTAAACTGAGACCGCCGAAGGCCATAAAGACCAGAGCTAACAGGAAGATAACTGCCAGATCATCCCGTTTAACGACGTTGCTCATAGTATTGGACTCAGCGGGAACGTTCCCTCAAGCATAGTCCAATGGGTTCAGAGCGCTACGGAACCTTTGAATAAGTCCTCGTAGTGCTCTGTCTATTCTGAAGTTTGTGTCGACAAGGCGCAGTTCGCTGTTCATGGCTGCAACCCTGAACAAGCGCTGCGTGGTGGGTCAGAAGATGCCAAGCTCCAGTTTGACCTGCTCCAGCCAGTCGCTGATACGCTGATCAGTCTGATCCCGCTGCCAGTCTTCATCCAGTGCCAGACCTACAAAGTGTTTACCATCTTTGCTCAGGGCCTTGGATTCTTCAAATTCGTAGCCCTCTATCGACCAGTGGCCGACAATCTCAGCGCCCCGGGCGATCACTTTATCATGCAGCATGCCCATAGCATCCACGAACCACTCCGGGTAACCAAACTGATCTCCGAGGCCGATCAGCGCGACCTGCTTGCCGCTGAAGTCGATCTGATCTACTTCATCCCAAACCTCAAGCCAGTCTTCCTGTACCTCGCCATAATCCCAGGTCGGCAGTGCAAAAATCAGCAGTTCATACTCGTCAATTTTGCCCAGCGCCGTGTCCACCACGTCAAACAGATCCAGCTCACTTTCATTCCACTGCTGCCTGATCTTCTCCGCGATATCTCCGGTGTTACCGGTAGTGCTGCCATAAAACAGTGCTGCCTTCACAGAATCTCCTTAACCGACTCAATAGTAATGATAACGATTCACATTATCTTCTTTAAAGACTGTCAGATCAAGCACTGCGTTTCCGCTCTTCCCATGCATAAACAAAAATGCCCGGCCAAAAGGCCGGGCATTCAGATTGATCTGCAATCGTGTTCAGGTATCAGGCCAATGCCTCTTCATCTACCTCAGCGTCATCTACTGCCGCTTCAGGTCGCCCTGTCCCCTTCTTGCTCACATGCTTCTGATGAATTTTATCCAACTGGCGATCAATCTTGTCGGCCAGTGCATCCAGCGCGGCATAGAGATTATCTGCGGATGCTTTCGCAAAAATATCTTTACCGGCGATGTGGATAGTTGCTTCAGCCATGTCTTCGCGATCATTTTTCTCCAGAATGACATGGGCGCTTGTAATCACTTCATAACGATCCTGGCTGTTATAAAGCCAGTCATTTACCTTCTCTTTGATACTGTCAGAAACTTTAGCATTGCGGTGAGTTATTTTAATGTTCATGAGCAAATCCTTAATGCCATGTTGCTGTTAGAGCAGTCCGGACGATTGTCCTGTTGCTCTTTACACTTACAGTAGTACCACTCTCACCCGGGAATACAAGCTATTTTTACTCACCATGAAAAAAACTTGACCTGAATTAACCAACCGATCAATTGTTAACCAACTCTTTGTTTAACCGTGGCTTTTTCGATTGTCCCACCGCCAGAACACCGGCACCGATAATCAAAAAAATACCGATCCAGCTGTGGTACGAGAGCACCTCATCCCACAACAGCCAGCCAAACAGCGCGGCGAACGCCACCGAGGCGTAGGTATAAGGCCCTAACTGCCCGGCAGGTGCCAGCGAGTAGCCTTTACTCAGCAGCAACTGGGCAGTCGTTGAAGTCAGCGCCATGAGCAGCAACCAGGCTGCCTGTGGCAGATCAGGTGTCTGCCAGTTAAGCAACGCCGGTAACAGCGAAAGCAGCGTACTGAAGAAAGCAAAATAGAACACCACCCGCTGCGCAGGTTCGGTACTGCTCATCCGGCGGATCACCACCTTCGCCAGCGCACCCAGCATCGCGCCAAACAGAGCAACCAGTACCACCAGATTGAGGCTCCCCTGACCGGGGTTAAGAATCATAAAGACACCGGTAAAACCCACCAGAATGGCCATTTTGACAGCGCCGGTGATTTTTTCGCCCAGCCACCACAGTGCAAACAGCGGAATAAAAAACGGTGCAGTCTGCTTAATCAGCGCCGCTTCAGCCAAAGGCAGATGACCCCAGGAGTAGTAGAGGCACATCATGGCCGTCACCCCGACCGCAGCCCGCATAAAATGAAACCGCAGGTATTCGGTTCTGATCGCACCCAACCCTTTGCGTAACAACCAGGGAATCAGCAGCATCAGACCAAACAGGTTCCGTGCAAAGACGATCATCTCGGTTGGAAGCTCACCGGAGATCTGCTTGACCACCATGCCTGATCCCACCAGAAACAGTTCTGAAAAAATAATCAGCAGCGCGCCCTGATAGATAGCATTGGTTGGCATAGAGAGTCTTCTGAAAGCAAAGAGCCACCCTAATGGGTGGCTCTGATCGATAGAGAGCGGAGAAGTTTATACCTCTATCACCTCGTAGTCATCCGCCAGCTTGACCGCCAGCTCTTTGCTGGTCACTACGGCCACACTGCTCTCGGCATCCAGCAGATAGGTCCGGGCGACCCGTTTAAGATCATCCATGGTCACCTGCAGAATGCGCGATCGGAACTCACGGCGCTGCTCCGGCGTACGCCCAAACAAGGTGCTGTGGAATGCCTGTTTCGCTTCGCCTGCCGGTGAACCGGGTTTATCAATGGAACTGACCACACCCAGAATAGCCTCTTCCAGCTTCTGCGGATCGTGATCCTGTTGCAGTAACCAGGAAACCGAGGCATCAAAATCATCCAGCGTCTCGGTCAGGCGCGGGTCACGGTAGGAGAAGAAACGGAAAGCCGCATCACCTGAATCCTGACCGGCGCCGGAACCATAGGCACCTCCGCGCTCACGGATGGCCCGATGGAGGAAGCCGTTGCGCAGAAACTCACCGAGAATTGTCAGCGGTGCAGCATCCGGGTGATCAACCGCCACGGTAGGAAAGGCTTTGGCACAGAAGCTGACCTGAGTACTGGTCACCCAGCATTGCTTAACCGTCTCGCGCAACGCCGGCAGTGAGAACCCTGCTACCGAACCCGAAGGCGTCTCCGCCCAGACGGATTCCAGCGATTTCTGCAACAGCGCCTGATGCTCCTCTTCGGCCACCAGC encodes the following:
- a CDS encoding SH3 domain-containing protein, whose product is MKVKIGIIGLALLLSSWASAEQNALTVRAVPLLETPALTAKSILLLPKNTQVLILQREGGWYLVEVKGQTGWIKMLSVRYDRVQTSPHLAGEKDYRSETTTTTGVRGLNEDAASGAGQGVELQRIDQYQVSQQQAQGFARQAGLKSREVGYVE
- the bluB gene encoding 5,6-dimethylbenzimidazole synthase, whose amino-acid sequence is MSADNQNRTQSDIDELTRQHFYQVLYGRRDVRSQFLSKPVGDEVLTNILHAAHHAPSVGLSQPWNFILIRDQEKRKQIHAAFEQANREAAEMFSGARREQYQGLKLQGILDAPLNICITCDRKRGGPVILGKTHQPEMDLYSTVCAVQNLWLAARAENVGVGWVSIIDRDTLAQRLELPEGVVPVAYLCVGYVSEFLEKPELELANWEKRKQLEQMVFSEKWGQPAQSD
- a CDS encoding GNAT family N-acetyltransferase, with product MQETDSVEVMSAEDIPRVLEHWCQLNRELPAHHFQPFGTPLEEGQRERLQHTLQQCAARDDAVILLASAGGKLGSIAVILNQHTGFSKPHSGVIFNLWIEPEYRRRGLGSELVAAASDWLRAQGATSAQVGWHPDNRAADLFWKQLGFRNYEVIAAKPL
- a CDS encoding inorganic phosphate transporter, which codes for MEIIAQYGDIIVILACVFGFFMAWGVGANDVANAMGTSVGSKALTLKQAIMIAIIFEFLGAYLAGGAVTSTIRKGIIDPGLLSGTPELLVFGMMASLLAAGIWLLVATHFGWPVSTTHSIVGAIVGFAAVGISMDAVNWGKVSKIVASWVVSPVTAGIIAFFLFRSVQKLVLDTDKPFENAKRYIPGYIFLVGFIVAMVTFTKGLKHVGLHLSWGESALASVAIGVVIMAIGVQMLKKISPDVDADREHHFTSVEKLFGILMMFTACAMAFAHGSNDVANAVGPLAAIVGVVSAGGEVAQKSAMPAWILLLGGGGIVAGLVMYGHKVIATVGTNITELTPSRGFAATLAAAATVVVASGTGLPISTTHTLVGAVLGVGIARGMAALNLRIVGTIFVSWVVTLPAGAGLAIIFFFMFKGMFS
- the fldB gene encoding flavodoxin FldB, which gives rise to MKAALFYGSTTGNTGDIAEKIRQQWNESELDLFDVVDTALGKIDEYELLIFALPTWDYGEVQEDWLEVWDEVDQIDFSGKQVALIGLGDQFGYPEWFVDAMGMLHDKVIARGAEIVGHWSIEGYEFEESKALSKDGKHFVGLALDEDWQRDQTDQRISDWLEQVKLELGIF
- a CDS encoding TIGR00153 family protein, with protein sequence MVSTNNPFLQMFARSPFKPMQEHIAKAQECAVELIPFMEAVIANDWNEASSVQARIAVLEGEADAMKKDIRQSLPKSIFLPVPRTDLLEVVRMQDKIANRAKDIAGLMLGRQMQIPESIQSDMQDFVRMALNTSEQALTALQELDELVNSGFGGHETDVIEKMLVRLDELEHRTDEHERAIRAKLFAIEKELPPVDVMFLYQVIRLIGDLADRSQQVGSRLQLLVAR
- a CDS encoding adenylate/guanylate cyclase domain-containing protein → MSNVVKRDDLAVIFLLALVFMAFGGLSLRSPLLESYDNLWLDYLIRQRAEKVQPASNIVVIDIDDASLDNMAPLAGGWPWPRAVHAEMLELLQPQQPTAVVFDLIFADRDIYNPESDLYLNEVMAASANVYLPFLHLKTDSDLLFPQLDQYPPQVPSYQLEAEQPAPHVSLVLPKAIEPASWKLGSINFQSDKDGIGRRYESIHRFSGWGVATMPAVLAQDLAGVEPTAQEYWLDWRGNSVQPYPRHGYYQVYSALSQGEVFHSKNYFRDKIVIIGSTAAGLHDIKVTPISTTYPGVFILATAIDNFTQQSFLTPLSRGVTLAIYLGVFLLLCLIMLMLPRISRVLPALLLVYASMFLLSHQLLMQMALLLPVLSWLSLFSLMLICFYVYRYLQQQREIRKTVDIFGRFLDPKVVKLLLEQGLTERALKGRSTRVTILFTDIREFTHLSEYRSAVEIVELLNHYFSRQVEVIFKHSGTLDKFIGDAIMAFWGEPVPQPNQEIAAVEAALDMVEQMMQFRREFGLFDFDIGIGIHTGEVVVGAIGTQSRYDYTAIGDAVNLASRIEGLTKEADRRVLVSEETRLACGDAFDFELIGDYKVKGREELVTVYQPRRLSDES
- a CDS encoding class I SAM-dependent methyltransferase translates to MSKAEQKWDQRYLEKGDQLPQVPESLMEHYTDLKPGRVLDLAAGDGAVSLFLADKGFRLAAVDISSVGLQRLASHLGARGYHAELFQQDLESVDCSLEELGLFDSIVILRYKPADRLWPQLIKALRPGGRLLITTFNLAHHRRTGFSKRFCLQPNELLARFTGLRLCCLESDTHQSGMDLYLFEKRDES
- a CDS encoding aspartate kinase; this encodes MHTVEKIGGTSMSRFEELMDTILVGKRTTPEELYNRIFVVSAYGGITNYLLEHKKTGEPGVYARFANAESEEAWVEELNKVQARMEEINAELFPDAEFERNAADSFVIERLNDVRDCMKSLHHLCTYGHFQLEEHLMKVREMLASIGEAHSAYNSVLALRKAGINARFVDLTGWHMDQPLPFEEMVQLQFEGVEIDKEMVIATGYTHCAEGLMKTFDRGYSEMTFSMIATVTGAAEAIIHKEYHLSSADPMLVGPENVVTIGATNYDVADQLSNLGMEAIHPKAAKGLRRNGVKLRVKNAFEPEHEGTTISQDYHSDTPRVEIVAGRKDVFGIEIFDQEMLGDAEYDIEISKLLAKLKLYVVNKDADANSITYYVGGSRKMVNRAARLMEDMYPEGQIQLHNLAIVSAIGSHMKVKGILARTVSALAEAGINVMALHQSIRQVEMQCVVSEDDYEKAIIALHAALIEKAGQDIGTAA
- a CDS encoding M48 family metalloprotease — its product is MLSKYKQAGFSLLLSAVLISSGCQVNNINLTPLMDAGKKSSDLFEKSLDEEVSLGQEVSGVLLRDQNLYNVAEVQRYVSSVGLWLALHSERTEVPWKFAVIRDDSFNAYATPGGYIYITSGTLEQLDSEAELAGVLAHEIAHVVEKHHLQAIQKEARVGIAADLAKFLRDSQRDTKQHNEMFAGMSPEAKLLQSVQDIYSDGLAREDELAADRLGMLIAARAGYDPMAYITVLQKIDSRSQDSYFWERFNKRHPSATDRLEALEAIAAALSPLRGKVLNQRYADMIK